The Arabidopsis thaliana chromosome 5, partial sequence genomic interval TTACACAGTTTTCGTTTAAGATTTCGTCACCAGAGATCATATTTTCAACATCTTGTCCTTCTCTACGGATGCACACAATGCCATAATCTTTGCAAATAGTTCTTAACTTCAAAAACCAAGTGTTGAAAAAGGAGCATAACTGTGAGTAAATTTGATAAACACATCTACGTTTATATAACAATGCTACCTTGGTTTACCTGTTCAGGGATCCAAACACCGGGAGTGCAGAAAGATAGCAGTAAATCCGAGCCACATAGTAGCATGACTTTGAGAGATTCTAGCATTAGAATAAATTTGTGTTTGTCATTTGCGTAGTGGCTAGCACGTATGATAAAAACATAGCAAGCAACACTATTCAGACGACCCAGCAATTACTCCCAAAATGTAAGTGAGATAAACTTTGAATAGAAAGATGCTAAAGGCGACACAGGACACTTCTTGCAGTTATCTTACCCTCGGGTACATGTCGATTTGTTGTTAAGAAAGTCTTGACCCTTGATAAAACCGTCAAAGTTCGTTGGTAGTTGCTTTGAGATGCCTGTAGAAACAGCTTCCACATTTTTGTAAACAACGCATTGTTCCACTAAAGAGAACTGATTAAAAGCTTTTCGAGGAATAAGAAAGTACCTCCCACGGATCAACCATTACAAAGTCAGAGCTTTGACATGATACATTACACATCTCTAAACGATGTTCTGCAGATAAAAGGCCCTACACATAATCTGATGAAATTATTAGTTCTAAGGGAAACTAAACAGAATAGTAAACAGAAGAACTTTGGGagctaaaaaagaaaaagaagctctTAGTTTCATCACACATAACATGTCCATTAGCATAggttcagaaaaaaaagagtcattATGGAAAGAAACTAAGATTCTCAAGATGACAAATACCTTCTTCTTATATGCATCATTAACAGGAGACATATATCCTCCAAGAACATGAAATCC includes:
- the NMNAT gene encoding nicotinate/nicotinamide mononucleotide adenyltransferase (nicotinate/nicotinamide mononucleotide adenyltransferase (NMNAT); CONTAINS InterPro DOMAIN/s: Rossmann-like alpha/beta/alpha sandwich fold (InterPro:IPR014729), Probable nicotinate-nucleotide adenylyltransferase (InterPro:IPR005248), Cytidylyltransferase (InterPro:IPR004820).), with amino-acid sequence MDVPLPVEKLSYGSNTEDKTCVVLVATGSFNPPTFMHLRMFELARDELRSKGFHVLGGYMSPVNDAYKKKIMCRAFYLQNIFSLVEQCVVYKNVEAVSTGISKQLPTNFDGFIKGQDFLNNKSTCTRGVACYVFIIRASHYANDKHKFILMLESLKVMLLCGSDLLLSFCTPGVWIPEQLRTICKDYGIVCIRREGQDVENMISGDEILNENCANVKIVDNTVPNQISSSRLRQCISRGLSVKYLTEDGVIDYIRQHQLYTELT
- the NMNAT gene encoding nicotinate/nicotinamide mononucleotide adenyltransferase (nicotinate/nicotinamide mononucleotide adenyltransferase (NMNAT); CONTAINS InterPro DOMAIN/s: Rossmann-like alpha/beta/alpha sandwich fold (InterPro:IPR014729), Probable nicotinate-nucleotide adenylyltransferase (InterPro:IPR005248), Cytidylyltransferase (InterPro:IPR004820); Has 35333 Blast hits to 34131 proteins in 2444 species: Archae - 798; Bacteria - 22429; Metazoa - 974; Fungi - 991; Plants - 531; Viruses - 0; Other Eukaryotes - 9610 (source: NCBI BLink).) encodes the protein MDVPLPVEKLSYGSNTEDKTCVVLVATGSFNPPTFMHLRMFELARDELRSKGFHVLGGYMSPVNDAYKKKGLLSAEHRLEMCNVSCQSSDFVMVDPWEASQSNYQRTLTVLSRVKTFLTTNRHVPEESLKVMLLCGSDLLLSFCTPGVWIPEQLRTICKDYGIVCIRREGQDVENMISGDEILNENCANVKIVDNTVPNQISSSRLRQCISRGLSVKYLTEDGVIDYIRQHQLYTELT
- the NMNAT gene encoding nicotinate/nicotinamide mononucleotide adenyltransferase → MDVPLPVEKLSYGSNTEDKTCVVLVATGSFNPPTFMHLRMFELARDELRSKGFHVLGGYMSPVNDAYKKKIMCRAFYLQNIFSLVEQCVVYKNVEAVSTGISKQLPTNFDGFIKGQDFLNNKSTCTRGVACYVFIIRASHYANDKHKFILMLESLKVMLLCGSDLLLSFCTPGVWIPEQVNQGSIVI